One part of the Arabidopsis thaliana chromosome 1 sequence genome encodes these proteins:
- the PGSIP4 gene encoding plant glycogenin-like starch initiation protein 4 (plant glycogenin-like starch initiation protein 4 (PGSIP4); FUNCTIONS IN: transferase activity, transferring glycosyl groups; INVOLVED IN: biosynthetic process; LOCATED IN: endomembrane system; EXPRESSED IN: 6 plant structures; EXPRESSED DURING: petal differentiation and expansion stage; CONTAINS InterPro DOMAIN/s: Glycosyl transferase, family 8 (InterPro:IPR002495); BEST Arabidopsis thaliana protein match is: plant glycogenin-like starch initiation protein 5 (TAIR:AT1G08990.1); Has 1335 Blast hits to 1329 proteins in 289 species: Archae - 0; Bacteria - 103; Metazoa - 257; Fungi - 309; Plants - 506; Viruses - 75; Other Eukaryotes - 85 (source: NCBI BLink).): protein MGTKTHNSRGKIFMIYLILVSLSLLGLILPFKPLFRITSPSSTLRIDLPSPQVNKNPKWLRLIRNYLPEKRIQVGFLNIDEKERESYEARGPLVLKNIHVPLDHIPKNVTWKSLYPEWINEEASTCPEIPLPQPEGSDANVDVIVARVPCDGWSANKGLRDVFRLQVNLAAANLAVQSGLRTVNQAVYVVFIGSCGPMHEIFPCDERVMRVEDYWVYKPYLPRLKQKLLMPVGSCQIAPSFAQFGQEAWRPKHEDNLASKAVTALPRRLRVAYVTVLHSSEAYVCGAIALAQSIRQSGSHKDMILLHDHTITNKSLIGLSAAGWNLRLIDRIRSPFSQKDSYNEWNYSKLRVWQVTDYDKLVFIDADFIILKKLDHLFYYPQLSASGNDKVLFNSGIMVLEPSACMFKDLMEKSFKIESYNGGDQGFLNEIFVWWHRLSKRVNTMKYFDEKNHRRHDLPENVEGLHYLGLKPWVCYRDYDCNWDISERRVFASDSVHEKWWKVYDKMSEQLKGYCGLNKNMEKRIEKWRRIAKNNSLPDRHWEIEVRDPRKTNLLVQ from the exons atgGGGACAAAAACCCATAATTCTAGAGGGAAAATCTTCATGATCTATCTAATCCTAGTCTCATTGTCACTTCTAGGTTTGATCTTACCTTTTAAACCTCTTTTCCGGATTacttctccatcttcaacGTTACGGATTGATCTTCCATCGCcgcaagtcaacaaaaacccGAAATGGCTTCGACTCATCCGTAACTATCTACCAGAGAAAAGAATCCAAGTCGGCTTCCTTAACATAGACGAGAAAGAGCGTGAGAGCTACGAGGCTCGTGGACCGTTGGTACTTAAGAACATCCACGTGCCGCTTGATCATATACCCAAGAATGTCACTTGGAAGAGTCTTTACCCGGAGTGGATCAACGAGGAAGCTTCTACCTGTCCGGAGATCCCTCTCCCTCAGCCAGAAGGTTCTGATGCTAACGTGGACGTTATTGTTGCTAGAGTTCCATGTGATGGTTGGTCGGCGAATAAAGGGCTTAGGGACGTTTTTAGGCTTCAGGTTAATTTGGCCGCAGCGAATCTAGCCGTCCAAAGTGGGTTGAGGACGGTTAATCAGGCGGTCTACGTTGTATTCATCGGCTCATGTGGGCCTATGCATGAGATTTTCCCGTGCGATGAGCGCGTGATGCGCGTGGAGGATTATTGGGTGTATAAGCCTTATCTCCCAAGGTTGAAGCAGAAGCTTCTCATGCCTGTTGGTTCATGTCAGATTGCTCCTTCATTTGCTCAATTTg GTCAAGAAGCATGGAGACCAAAACATGAAGATAATCTTGCATCAAAGGCAGTCACAGCCTTACCCCGTCGCTTACGGGTTGCCTACGTGACAGTACTACACTCGTCAGAAGCCTATGTTTGTGGGGCAATAGCTTTAGCGCAAAGTATAAGACAATCAGGATCGCATAAGGACATGATTCTCCTCCATGATCATACCATAACCAACAAGTCTCTTATTGGTCTCAGCGCTGCGGGATGGAATCTCCGGCTAATCGACAGGATCCGCAGTCCTTTTTCGCAAAAAGACTCTTATAATGAGTGGAACTATAGCAAATTACGTGTGTGGCAAGTAACTGACTACGATAAACTTGTGTTCATAGACGCAGATTTCATCATCCTCAAGAAACTTGATCATCTCTTCTACTATCCACAACTCTCAGCTTCAGGCAACGACAAAGTGTTATTCAACTCCGGAATCATG GTTCTCGAGCCATCGGCATGTATGTTTAAAGATTTAATGGAGAAATCGTTCAAGATTGAGTCATACAACGGAGGAGACCAAGGATTCCTTAATGAGATATTTGTATGGTGGCACAGGTTATCGAAACGAGTGAACACAATGAAGTACTTCGACGAAAAAAATCATCGAAGACACGATCTTCCTGAGAATGTAGAAGGTCTGCACTACTTGGGGTTGAAACCATGGGTATGTTATAGAGACTATGATTGCAATTGGGACATTAGCGAACGACGCGTGTTTGCAAGCGATTCTGTGCACGAAAAATGGTGGAAAGTGTATGACAAAATGTCAGAGCAGTTGAAAGGTTATTGTGGTTTGAATAAGAATATGGAGAAGAGGATTGAGAAGTGGAGAAGAATCGCTAAGAACAATAGTTTGCCTGATAGGCATTGGGAGATTGAAGTGAGAGATCCTAGGAAGACGAATCTTCTTGTTCAGTGA
- a CDS encoding uncharacterized protein (unknown protein; FUNCTIONS IN: molecular_function unknown; INVOLVED IN: biological_process unknown; LOCATED IN: endomembrane system; BEST Arabidopsis thaliana protein match is: unknown protein (TAIR:AT1G07690.1); Has 7 Blast hits to 7 proteins in 2 species: Archae - 0; Bacteria - 0; Metazoa - 0; Fungi - 0; Plants - 7; Viruses - 0; Other Eukaryotes - 0 (source: NCBI BLink).), with protein sequence MASTNFPLIFLLVLLGSLYVAFGYSLSTRAAFSKQEDESFLVVTNDQGSSIIVVEDLGKTRSLQALVDGSKVAVNEEVPKRRSVKSSKKKKEKSKKTQKKKKSKGKTIGTAVGVIAAAIVILCVLYLIHRRRKKQKAAQGIHV encoded by the exons ATGGCTTCCACCAACTTTcctctcatcttcctcctcgtACTACTAGGTTCTCTCTATGTAGCTTTCGGATATTCTCTTTCCACAAGAGCTGCTTTTTCAAA acaagaagatgaatcatTTCTTGTGGTTACCAATGATCAAGGATCATCGattattgttgttgaagatCTTGGAAAAACTCGAAGTCTTCAAGCTCTAGTCGATGGCTCAAAAGTTGCTGTGAATGAAGAAGTTCCTAAGCGACGTTCAGTCAAGA gttcgaagaagaaaaaagagaagagcaagaaaacccaaaagaaaaaaaaaagtaaaggcAAAACAATTGGAACAGCTGTAGGAGTCATAGCCGCAGCTATTGTTATCCTTTGTGTTCTATACTTAATTCATCGGAGGCGCAAGAAGCAAAAGGCTGCACAAG GGATTCATGTTTAA